From the Acidilutibacter cellobiosedens genome, one window contains:
- a CDS encoding DUF7768 domain-containing protein, which translates to MNENKLVYICSPYAGDVQNNVEFAKAACRYAMKQNYTPVAVHLLYPQFLDDNDPVQRATGLSMGHRVLEACDELWLCGSRISTGMAMELKEAQKLGISVREISAEQIQGGISMNKKYGVWAMRSAGSVCGAAQSWCKHGGKPIEFDTMEQAESYAKQLNESCYSPNVNYAAKEMEPELNQGSGFSIRM; encoded by the coding sequence ATGAACGAGAATAAACTGGTCTATATCTGTTCGCCATACGCTGGTGATGTGCAAAATAATGTCGAATTTGCTAAGGCAGCCTGCCGCTATGCGATGAAGCAGAATTATACACCAGTAGCTGTGCATCTTCTGTATCCACAGTTTTTGGACGATAACGATCCTGTGCAGAGAGCTACAGGACTCTCAATGGGGCATCGTGTGCTGGAGGCCTGTGATGAGCTGTGGCTCTGCGGCAGTCGGATTTCCACCGGTATGGCGATGGAGCTTAAGGAAGCACAAAAGCTGGGTATTTCCGTCCGGGAAATATCCGCAGAACAAATCCAAGGAGGTATTTCGATGAATAAAAAATATGGAGTATGGGCGATGCGCAGCGCCGGTTCGGTGTGCGGAGCCGCCCAAAGCTGGTGTAAGCACGGTGGCAAGCCTATCGAGTTTGATACGATGGAACAGGCCGAAAGCTACGCCAAGCAGCTGAACGAATCCTGTTATTCCCCCAATGTGAATTATGCCGCAAAAGAAATGGAACCGGAGCTGAATCAAGGCTCCGGTTTTTCCATACGGATGTAA
- a CDS encoding SufBD protein, with protein MGNIQELVSGLRDKNDKYAYQCLKQLELESMNSNAVYPYFDLFAAMLDDPNSYIRTRGIFLIAANAKWDTDYKIDEIIDNYLKHIMDVKPITARQCIKSLPAIAKHKPDLTRDICDSLRKANPQIYKSSMQSLVYKDIQDALKAITNCK; from the coding sequence ATGGGTAACATTCAAGAACTTGTTTCCGGGCTAAGGGACAAAAACGATAAATATGCATATCAATGCTTAAAACAGCTTGAGCTGGAAAGTATGAACTCGAATGCTGTATACCCTTATTTTGATTTATTTGCAGCTATGCTGGATGATCCGAATTCCTATATTCGAACAAGAGGTATCTTTTTAATTGCTGCTAATGCCAAATGGGATACTGACTACAAAATAGATGAAATTATAGATAATTATCTTAAGCACATTATGGATGTTAAACCGATTACAGCAAGACAGTGTATCAAATCTTTACCTGCCATAGCTAAGCATAAACCCGATTTAACAAGAGATATTTGTGATTCTTTACGGAAAGCAAATCCTCAAATTTATAAGAGCAGTATGCAATCCTTGGTTTATAAAGATATTCAAGATGCATTAAAAGCTATAACAAATTGCAAATAG
- a CDS encoding VirB4 family type IV secretion system protein, translating to MARKRKPLSPPQEDTRIQEFLDMIAPSVIKFNTDHFICGNTYRCVWALREYPTATEEQAILRHLGEKDGVTLRIYTRHVTPVEEKKIISNAANKNRLSKSNTNDLQQTVMAESNLQDVATIVAQAHRNREPFIHSAVYIELSAYDLDQLKLLQTEVMTELIRSKLNVDRLILRQQQGFQCVMPSGFNVFRDQFERVLPASSVANLYPFNYSGKTDANGFYVGRDKFGSNVLVDFNKRADDKTNANILILGNSGQGKSYLLKLILCNLRESGMNVCALDPEMEYEDLTNNLGGCFIDLMSGEFIINVLEPKTWDENGSTEDKDAPQTFRISSKLSQHISFLKDFFRTYKDFSDREIDTIEIMLQKLYAKFGISDSTKFDQLTAKDYPILSDLYGLIEEEYKGFDENSRQLYTAELLQNILLGLHSICKGAESKFFDGHTNITDSSFVTFGVKGLLQASKSLKNALLFNILSYMSNELLTNGNTAASIDEFYLFLTNLTAVEYVRNFSKRVRKKDSAVIIASQNLEDFNIEGIREYTKPLFSIPTHQFLFNAGNIDAKFYIDTLQLEQSEYNLIRYPQRGVCLYKCGNERYNLMVNAPEHKAKLFGKAGGR from the coding sequence ATGGCAAGAAAAAGAAAGCCCCTATCCCCTCCGCAGGAGGATACCAGAATCCAAGAGTTTCTGGATATGATCGCCCCCTCAGTGATCAAATTCAACACCGATCACTTCATCTGCGGCAATACCTACCGCTGCGTTTGGGCGCTTCGGGAATACCCCACCGCTACCGAGGAACAGGCAATCCTCCGCCACTTGGGAGAAAAGGATGGCGTTACCCTGCGCATCTATACCCGCCATGTTACCCCGGTGGAGGAAAAGAAAATCATTAGCAACGCCGCCAATAAGAACCGCCTGAGCAAATCCAACACTAACGATTTGCAGCAGACGGTCATGGCTGAAAGCAATCTGCAGGATGTGGCAACCATTGTGGCGCAGGCACATCGGAACCGGGAACCTTTTATCCACTCGGCTGTGTATATTGAGCTGTCTGCATACGATCTGGATCAGCTGAAGCTCCTCCAAACGGAAGTGATGACCGAGCTGATACGCTCCAAGCTCAACGTGGACAGGCTGATCCTCCGCCAGCAGCAGGGCTTCCAGTGCGTGATGCCCAGCGGATTTAATGTGTTTCGTGACCAGTTCGAGCGTGTTCTCCCGGCCTCCAGTGTGGCGAACCTCTATCCCTTTAATTATAGCGGTAAGACGGATGCCAACGGCTTCTATGTAGGGCGGGATAAATTCGGCAGCAATGTGCTGGTGGATTTCAACAAGCGAGCCGATGACAAAACCAACGCCAACATCCTGATTCTCGGCAACAGCGGTCAGGGCAAGTCTTATCTTCTCAAGCTCATCCTGTGCAATCTGCGGGAATCCGGCATGAATGTGTGTGCCCTTGATCCCGAAATGGAGTACGAGGATCTGACCAATAATCTTGGGGGCTGCTTCATCGACCTCATGTCCGGTGAATTCATCATCAATGTGTTGGAACCGAAAACATGGGATGAAAACGGCAGCACGGAGGATAAGGATGCGCCACAGACCTTCCGCATCAGCAGCAAGCTCAGTCAGCATATTTCCTTTCTCAAGGACTTTTTCCGTACCTACAAGGACTTTTCCGACCGGGAGATCGACACCATCGAAATCATGCTGCAGAAGCTGTACGCCAAGTTCGGCATCAGCGACAGCACGAAATTCGACCAGCTGACTGCCAAGGACTATCCCATCCTGTCCGACCTGTATGGGCTGATTGAAGAAGAATATAAGGGCTTTGACGAGAACAGCCGCCAGCTCTACACTGCAGAGCTGCTGCAGAATATCCTGCTGGGGCTGCACTCCATCTGCAAGGGTGCAGAAAGTAAATTTTTTGATGGACATACCAATATCACCGATTCCAGTTTTGTCACCTTTGGTGTGAAAGGACTATTGCAGGCTTCAAAGAGCCTGAAAAACGCCCTGCTGTTCAACATTTTGTCCTACATGAGCAACGAGCTTCTGACCAACGGCAACACCGCCGCCAGCATTGATGAGTTCTACCTGTTCCTCACTAATCTCACCGCCGTGGAATACGTCCGCAACTTTTCCAAGCGTGTGCGCAAAAAGGATTCGGCGGTTATCATTGCCTCGCAGAATCTGGAGGACTTCAACATCGAGGGCATCCGGGAATACACCAAGCCCTTGTTCAGCATTCCTACCCATCAGTTCCTGTTCAATGCCGGAAATATTGATGCCAAGTTTTATATTGACACCCTCCAGTTGGAGCAGAGTGAATACAACCTGATCCGTTACCCCCAGCGTGGTGTGTGTCTCTACAAATGCGGCAATGAGCGTTACAACCTGATGGTCAATGCTCCGGAGCATAAGGCGAAGTTGTTTGGAAAGGCGGGTGGCCGTTAA
- a CDS encoding amidoligase family protein — translation MDMKAQRFGIEIELTGITRKAAADIAAAYFGTSAVYDGTYYDTYAAIDSQGRKWKFMSDASITPERKSGRQTVSASDEYKTEMVSPICRWEDIEKVQELVRKLREAGAISNSSCGIHVHVDASPFDANTLRNITNIMAAKEDLIYKALQVSVARQHRWCKPVDNRFLEELNRRKPRTLDQVGRIWYNGESRSNIHYDDSRYHCLNLHSVFQKGTVEFRLFNGTTHAGKIKAYIQLCMAISAQALNQRCASRTKTQTTNEKYTFRTWLLRLGLIGDEFKTAREHLLKNLDGALLGVIRHRQKNKRNGCGRKKKKNWNRHCRQSKKNSRLLPNQQKPRQKMPRLLLCVCEYKEKNMTKNRLYIAYGSNLNLPQMAFRCPTAEVVGTSEVKGYELLFRGGRRGAVATIEPLEGSSVPVLLWKIRPQDELFLDRYEGYPNFYRKEMLEVELNGKPVNAMVYIMNDGREFGAPSDFYLHTIAEGYETAGFDTDFLDQAVEKSIRLAQEQQAEEDAQFSLWEQKWW, via the coding sequence ATGGACATGAAAGCCCAGCGCTTCGGTATTGAAATCGAGCTGACCGGCATTACCCGCAAGGCTGCCGCCGACATTGCCGCCGCATACTTCGGCACATCGGCTGTGTATGACGGTACCTATTACGACACCTATGCCGCCATCGACTCCCAAGGGCGCAAGTGGAAATTCATGAGCGATGCCAGTATTACGCCGGAGAGAAAATCCGGCAGGCAGACCGTATCCGCATCGGATGAATACAAAACCGAGATGGTCAGCCCTATCTGCCGCTGGGAGGATATCGAAAAAGTGCAGGAGCTGGTACGAAAGCTCCGGGAGGCCGGTGCCATTTCCAACAGCTCCTGCGGCATCCATGTTCATGTGGATGCTTCTCCCTTTGATGCCAATACCCTGCGGAACATTACCAACATTATGGCCGCCAAGGAAGATTTGATTTATAAGGCGCTTCAGGTGTCGGTGGCCAGACAGCACCGCTGGTGCAAACCGGTGGATAATCGGTTTCTGGAGGAATTGAACCGCAGAAAACCCCGGACACTGGATCAGGTCGGTCGCATTTGGTACAACGGTGAAAGTCGCAGCAACATCCACTACGATGACAGCCGGTATCACTGCCTGAACCTGCACAGCGTGTTTCAGAAAGGTACGGTGGAGTTTCGCTTATTCAACGGAACCACCCATGCCGGGAAAATCAAAGCCTACATTCAGCTGTGCATGGCCATTTCCGCACAGGCGCTCAATCAGCGCTGTGCCAGCCGAACCAAGACGCAGACCACCAATGAAAAATATACCTTTCGCACTTGGCTGCTGCGTTTGGGGCTGATTGGGGATGAATTCAAGACCGCCCGTGAGCATCTACTGAAGAATTTGGACGGTGCATTGCTTGGCGTGATCCGGCACAGGCAGAAAAACAAAAGGAACGGATGCGGCAGAAAAAAGAAAAAGAACTGGAACAGGCACTGCAGGCAGTCCAAGAAGAACAGCCGACTGCTCCCGAACCAACAGAAGCCGAGGCAGAAGATGCCCCGGCTTTTACTATGCGTATGTGAATATAAGGAGAAAAATATGACAAAGAACCGCTTATATATTGCCTATGGTAGCAACCTGAATCTGCCACAGATGGCATTCCGCTGCCCCACCGCTGAGGTGGTGGGAACAAGCGAGGTCAAAGGATATGAGCTGTTGTTCCGTGGCGGCAGGCGTGGTGCTGTAGCTACCATTGAACCACTGGAGGGCAGCTCTGTGCCTGTTCTTTTATGGAAGATTAGGCCGCAGGATGAACTTTTCCTCGACCGTTACGAGGGCTATCCGAATTTTTACCGCAAGGAAATGCTGGAGGTGGAGCTGAACGGCAAGCCGGTGAATGCGATGGTCTACATCATGAATGACGGCAGAGAGTTCGGCGCACCCTCGGATTTTTATCTCCACACCATCGCCGAGGGCTACGAAACCGCAGGCTTTGATACGGATTTTCTGGATCAGGCGGTGGAGAAATCCATCCGGCTGGCACAGGAGCAGCAGGCTGAGGAGGATGCACAGTTCAGCCTTTGGGAACAGAAATGGTGGTGA
- a CDS encoding M23 family metallopeptidase: protein MADPATITLALKAAIAAATDKRTWKAVGVVIAAILTPFILIIVMIMSLLSATAEHNNSAVDLTFHGGNITSQMPADYRNYIEDMRGSFSDLDSAVSEITPMVVSGSIDSARMKAIFYSLFFGAENLRMNAADYRAFADCFVRYEERTRTVTDADGNETEETYTVAISISDLNEIYGNLESSLGRTITEENKVNAAQIYSRVLYGHGLPRDGSIGEDEWSGGVFDGEIYTGGGDFASPLGANWRSMVTSEFGWRPNPFGGGGGEGHSGLDMGAPKGTPIQAARTGVVSYVKNSGSSSYGYHLAIDHGDGMVTLYAHCSKVYVRSGQTVQQGDVIAAVGSTGRSTGNHLHLEVRIGGKKVNPRQFLP, encoded by the coding sequence ATGGCAGACCCGGCAACCATTACCCTTGCATTGAAAGCGGCAATCGCCGCCGCAACCGACAAACGGACATGGAAAGCGGTCGGTGTGGTCATCGCCGCCATTCTTACCCCGTTTATTTTAATTATCGTCATGATTATGAGCCTGCTGTCTGCTACTGCAGAACACAACAATTCCGCTGTGGATCTCACCTTTCACGGAGGCAATATCACCTCGCAGATGCCAGCCGACTACAGAAATTACATCGAGGATATGCGGGGCAGCTTCTCCGATTTGGACAGTGCTGTGTCGGAGATTACGCCTATGGTGGTAAGCGGCAGCATCGACAGCGCCCGCATGAAAGCTATTTTTTACTCTCTGTTTTTCGGCGCTGAAAACCTGAGAATGAACGCCGCCGACTACCGAGCCTTTGCGGATTGCTTTGTTCGGTACGAGGAACGCACCCGCACTGTCACCGATGCGGATGGTAATGAAACAGAGGAAACCTACACCGTGGCAATCTCCATTTCAGATCTGAATGAGATATATGGAAATCTTGAAAGCTCGCTTGGCAGAACCATCACAGAGGAAAACAAGGTGAATGCAGCGCAAATTTACAGCCGTGTGCTTTATGGTCACGGCCTGCCGAGAGATGGAAGCATCGGCGAGGATGAATGGTCTGGCGGTGTGTTTGACGGTGAGATTTACACCGGGGGCGGCGACTTTGCCAGCCCCTTAGGAGCTAACTGGCGCAGCATGGTCACCTCGGAATTCGGCTGGAGGCCGAATCCTTTCGGCGGCGGCGGTGGCGAGGGTCACTCCGGACTGGATATGGGCGCACCCAAAGGCACACCCATACAGGCTGCCCGTACCGGCGTGGTCAGCTATGTGAAAAACTCCGGCAGTAGCAGCTACGGCTATCATCTGGCCATCGACCACGGCGACGGCATGGTCACTTTATACGCTCACTGCTCCAAGGTATATGTTCGCTCCGGGCAGACGGTGCAACAGGGCGATGTGATTGCTGCCGTAGGCAGTACCGGAAGAAGCACCGGAAACCACCTTCATCTGGAGGTGCGCATCGGCGGTAAGAAAGTAAACCCAAGACAGTTTTTGCCGTAA
- a CDS encoding DUF6329 domain-containing protein, whose amino-acid sequence MKAIFERKPSDFDLRSFEVSKTLRLPAEVFEDVLKNPIRDYTFIQENIEQMHCDSSGVYHCLLLTGEGRNDGLLVESEGYGYCRYASYVPNISALTSSALQRLNELMTITADYIVTTGTQNTTEGNWIIGFDELAQQTGFKHDFNNMDTLLDMLHEREEVANVELGDSSIDVCYYLNFCPQYGGHPDESEPEQLLEEPSTISKLKDILHIRWEDIHLLHKDVEVQPATIVELDEHTLTDAGKEAWADVLDAEVIKVYNGYYGLQMDLDKVKPRRLEEFSSMLAGYCPVSDYETWVTQEDDAPPQSPEMKL is encoded by the coding sequence ATGAAAGCAATCTTTGAACGCAAACCCTCAGATTTTGATCTGCGCAGCTTTGAAGTATCGAAAACCCTCCGGCTTCCCGCAGAAGTCTTTGAGGATGTCCTCAAAAATCCCATACGGGATTATACCTTTATTCAGGAAAATATAGAGCAGATGCACTGCGACAGCAGCGGCGTGTATCACTGCCTGCTGCTCACCGGCGAGGGCAGAAATGACGGACTGCTGGTGGAATCGGAGGGCTACGGCTACTGTCGATATGCCTCCTATGTTCCCAATATTTCCGCTCTGACCTCCTCGGCATTGCAGCGTCTCAACGAACTGATGACAATCACAGCGGATTACATCGTGACAACTGGGACTCAGAATACGACCGAGGGAAACTGGATTATAGGCTTTGATGAGCTGGCACAGCAAACCGGCTTCAAGCATGATTTTAATAATATGGACACCCTGCTGGATATGCTCCATGAGCGAGAGGAAGTAGCCAATGTTGAGTTAGGTGATAGTAGCATTGACGTGTGCTATTACCTCAATTTCTGTCCGCAGTACGGCGGTCATCCGGATGAATCGGAGCCGGAGCAGCTGCTGGAAGAACCCTCAACGATCAGCAAACTGAAAGATATTCTCCACATCCGTTGGGAGGATATTCATCTGCTGCACAAGGATGTGGAAGTGCAGCCCGCCACCATTGTGGAGCTTGATGAGCATACTCTGACCGATGCTGGAAAAGAGGCATGGGCTGATGTTTTGGATGCCGAGGTGATCAAGGTTTACAACGGCTACTACGGTTTGCAGATGGATCTGGACAAGGTGAAACCCCGCCGCTTGGAGGAATTCTCGTCCATGCTTGCCGGATACTGCCCGGTATCAGATTATGAAACATGGGTCACTCAAGAGGACGATGCACCCCCTCAGTCACCCGAAATGAAATTATGA
- a CDS encoding DUF6103 family protein, with product MKKATLTVSFDSDKLDALTYHMGKKDTDLQTELEDTVQKLYEKHVPQATREYIDDKLSREAAAKPKPKRPVRPAVAGGSDNRLA from the coding sequence ATGAAAAAAGCAACCTTGACTGTCAGCTTTGACAGCGACAAACTGGATGCCCTGACCTATCACATGGGTAAAAAGGATACGGATTTGCAGACGGAGCTGGAGGATACCGTCCAGAAGCTCTATGAAAAGCACGTTCCGCAGGCCACCCGTGAATACATTGATGACAAGCTCTCCCGTGAGGCCGCTGCCAAACCCAAGCCCAAAAGACCGGTTCGCCCTGCTGTGGCAGGTGGTTCTGACAACAGGCTGGCGTAG
- a CDS encoding ribbon-helix-helix domain-containing protein, whose amino-acid sequence MAKEPKKVRTGFYIEKEVLDRCDELLEQANVKSRNEFVTEALKFYCGYLTSKKIENYLLQSLSSVLTGTIRDTENRLARMDFKIATELSKLSHVVAYTHAVDEHALQSLHLKCVEEVKRINGAVDFEDAYNYQKRRT is encoded by the coding sequence ATGGCAAAGGAACCGAAAAAAGTCCGCACCGGCTTTTATATTGAAAAGGAAGTGCTGGATCGATGCGATGAGCTACTGGAGCAGGCCAATGTGAAATCCCGAAATGAATTCGTCACCGAGGCGCTGAAGTTTTATTGTGGGTATCTCACCTCGAAAAAAATTGAAAACTATCTGCTGCAAAGCCTATCCTCCGTCCTCACCGGCACAATCCGGGACACGGAAAACCGTCTGGCCAGAATGGATTTCAAAATAGCCACAGAGCTGTCCAAGCTCTCTCATGTGGTGGCATATACTCACGCCGTTGACGAGCATGCGCTCCAAAGCCTACACTTAAAATGTGTGGAAGAAGTAAAAAGGATCAACGGTGCGGTTGATTTCGAGGATGCATATAACTACCAAAAGCGGCGAACCTAA
- a CDS encoding nucleotidyltransferase domain-containing protein — MVSKTDAIEIITYAEENGINIWIDGGWGVDALLEKETRAHNDIDIFVEESNSKKFVEILKEKAFVEVTEAYTTTSHTVWKDTKDRIIDLHIFKFNEQGYIVFEGEAYPPKVFSGIGKIGDKMVRCIDAENQVLFHLGYEHDENDIHDVKLLCERFNIPVPSEYK; from the coding sequence ATGGTAAGTAAAACTGATGCCATTGAGATAATAACATACGCTGAAGAAAATGGAATTAACATATGGATTGATGGCGGTTGGGGAGTAGATGCATTATTAGAAAAAGAAACAAGAGCACACAACGACATTGATATATTTGTGGAAGAAAGTAATAGTAAAAAGTTTGTTGAGATATTAAAAGAAAAAGCTTTTGTTGAAGTTACAGAAGCATATACCACCACATCTCACACGGTTTGGAAGGATACTAAAGATAGGATAATTGACCTTCATATATTTAAGTTCAACGAACAAGGATACATTGTTTTTGAAGGAGAAGCATATCCTCCAAAAGTATTTAGTGGTATTGGGAAAATAGGCGATAAAATGGTCAGATGTATTGATGCTGAAAATCAAGTGTTATTTCATCTGGGCTATGAGCATGATGAAAATGATATACATGATGTAAAACTATTGTGCGAGAGATTTAATATTCCTGTTCCGAGTGAATACAAGTAA
- the mobP3 gene encoding MobP3 family relaxase: MPKIIFTSQYMRNAPPAQLENYVKYIGTREGVEKIDESKRLLPATVKQQQLINQLLHDIPSAKDMLEYADYCENPTIGNATEFISLALEQNLNLIGKRENYVEYIAGRPRVERIGEHGLFTDAGVPVVLAQVHEDVCNHKGAVWTHVISLRREDAARLGYDSGKQWRDLLRSKKAMLCKHMKIDSENLRWYAAFHNESHHPHVHLMVYSAKDNDGFLTEPAIEAMRSELAHDIFRQDFAHIYEHKNEARTQLKKGAAVVMAELLSQVQDRVCENKVIEADLLLLARRLQNTGGKKVYGYLKADVKAIIDRIVDELAKEERIDKLYRAWNDWQNEILKTYMNKLPPLPPLSQQKQFKSIKNMVIAEALKLGNHHFSFEDESVPEPEMSEPADVYPDDTFMEPSDVVFHAKWNEQYKLARKYLYGSEDVPQDFNEAYRLFILEAEFRNALAMHDLGRMFADGLGREIDLQSAHAWYEKALAAFLSEEKEKPTYLEYLIGKMYATGLGTEQDYGQAASWFQEAVEKNHKYAQYSLGCLHYRGQGVVQDYTEALRLYTLSANQGNPYADYELAKMYRDGVGTPVDTAISDQRFKAAFSGFYRLEKDSHDDKLQYRLGQMLYTGTGTDKNMRVAVSYLEKSAQLGNVNAQYLLGKVCLENGIGNPAQAVTWMTKAAEAGNSGAQYALGKLYRDGTHVEKDIPKAVAMFTAAAEQKNEYAAYQLGKLYLLGEDVPKDMGAAIRWLIASAEQGNQFAQYALGKLYFYDGDVLRDKEKSLYWLRLSAAQGNVYAQYLIDNINSYRNPSVLLAATRLMHRLENLFWEDYRRTVGITAGHIDRKRRRKLQEKKQAQGHKRDDHEPQQIHL, encoded by the coding sequence ATGCCGAAAATCATCTTCACCTCGCAATATATGCGGAATGCCCCGCCAGCCCAGCTTGAAAATTATGTGAAGTACATCGGAACCCGTGAGGGTGTTGAAAAGATTGATGAAAGCAAGCGGCTGCTTCCTGCTACCGTAAAGCAACAGCAGCTTATCAACCAGCTACTCCATGACATTCCTTCTGCCAAAGATATGCTGGAGTACGCTGATTACTGTGAGAACCCCACCATCGGCAATGCTACCGAATTCATCTCCCTTGCCTTGGAACAGAATCTCAACCTCATCGGTAAGCGGGAAAATTATGTGGAGTACATTGCTGGCCGTCCCCGTGTGGAGCGAATCGGTGAACATGGCCTGTTTACCGATGCAGGCGTTCCGGTGGTGCTGGCTCAGGTGCATGAGGATGTATGCAATCACAAAGGCGCTGTCTGGACTCATGTCATCAGCCTGCGCCGGGAGGATGCCGCAAGGCTCGGATATGACAGCGGTAAGCAATGGCGGGATTTACTCCGCAGCAAAAAAGCGATGCTCTGCAAACATATGAAAATCGACAGTGAGAATCTGCGATGGTATGCTGCCTTTCACAATGAAAGCCACCATCCCCATGTGCATCTCATGGTTTACTCCGCCAAGGACAATGACGGTTTCCTTACCGAGCCTGCTATCGAAGCCATGCGCTCAGAGCTGGCGCATGATATTTTCCGTCAGGACTTCGCTCATATTTATGAGCATAAAAACGAAGCCAGAACCCAGCTCAAGAAAGGTGCCGCTGTAGTGATGGCCGAGCTACTTTCGCAGGTGCAGGATCGTGTCTGTGAAAACAAAGTCATCGAAGCGGATCTACTGCTGTTGGCTCGGCGGCTTCAAAATACAGGGGGCAAAAAGGTGTATGGCTACCTCAAGGCAGATGTGAAAGCTATTATTGATCGCATTGTAGATGAGCTTGCCAAGGAGGAACGGATCGATAAGCTATATCGAGCATGGAACGATTGGCAGAATGAAATCCTCAAGACTTACATGAATAAGCTGCCGCCCCTTCCTCCGCTTTCTCAGCAGAAACAATTTAAGAGCATTAAAAATATGGTGATTGCTGAAGCGTTAAAGCTGGGTAATCACCATTTCTCATTTGAGGATGAATCCGTACCGGAACCGGAGATGTCTGAGCCTGCGGATGTTTATCCGGATGATACTTTTATGGAGCCTTCCGATGTGGTCTTTCATGCCAAATGGAACGAGCAATATAAGCTGGCAAGAAAATATCTCTACGGCAGCGAGGATGTGCCGCAGGATTTTAATGAGGCGTATCGGCTGTTCATTCTTGAAGCAGAATTTAGAAATGCTCTGGCCATGCATGACCTCGGCAGGATGTTCGCCGATGGCTTAGGCCGTGAGATTGATTTACAGTCCGCACACGCATGGTATGAAAAAGCGCTGGCCGCCTTTTTATCCGAAGAGAAAGAAAAGCCCACCTATCTGGAATACCTCATCGGCAAAATGTACGCCACCGGTCTTGGAACTGAGCAGGACTATGGGCAGGCGGCCTCATGGTTTCAGGAGGCTGTAGAGAAAAATCATAAATACGCCCAATATTCTCTTGGCTGTTTGCATTACCGTGGTCAGGGTGTTGTGCAGGATTATACAGAAGCACTCCGCCTCTATACCCTCTCTGCCAATCAGGGAAATCCCTATGCGGATTACGAGCTTGCCAAGATGTATCGTGATGGTGTCGGTACGCCGGTGGATACCGCTATATCCGATCAGCGTTTCAAAGCTGCTTTTTCCGGATTTTATCGTTTGGAAAAAGATAGCCACGATGATAAACTGCAATACCGCCTCGGTCAGATGCTTTACACCGGAACCGGTACGGATAAGAATATGCGGGTGGCGGTTTCCTATCTGGAAAAATCGGCGCAGCTTGGAAATGTGAATGCCCAATATCTGCTGGGCAAGGTGTGTCTGGAAAACGGTATTGGCAATCCGGCACAGGCGGTGACATGGATGACCAAGGCAGCAGAGGCTGGGAATTCCGGAGCGCAATATGCGCTTGGTAAGCTGTACCGGGATGGTACTCATGTGGAGAAAGATATTCCAAAAGCGGTGGCGATGTTTACTGCTGCCGCAGAACAGAAAAATGAGTACGCCGCCTATCAGCTTGGCAAGCTCTATCTTCTTGGTGAAGATGTTCCCAAGGATATGGGAGCCGCCATCCGCTGGCTTATCGCTTCCGCTGAACAGGGAAACCAGTTTGCACAGTATGCCCTTGGCAAGCTGTATTTTTATGATGGGGATGTTCTCCGTGATAAGGAAAAGAGTCTTTACTGGCTGAGGCTGTCTGCGGCGCAGGGCAATGTTTATGCGCAGTATCTGATTGACAACATCAACAGCTATCGCAATCCATCGGTGCTACTGGCCGCCACCCGGCTGATGCATCGGCTGGAAAATCTGTTCTGGGAGGATTACCGTAGAACCGTAGGAATCACAGCCGGTCATATCGACCGCAAGCGCAGACGGAAGCTGCAGGAGAAAAAGCAGGCGCAGGGTCACAAGCGTGACGATCATGAGCCGCAGCAAATTCATTTATGA